The stretch of DNA GCAGCACCATATGGCTACAAAAACATTATGACACTGTCACAAGATACTAGTCATTTTGCAGTAAGTATTGAAGAATCGAATTTTGTACGTTTCCTTACGACAAGCACATGTTTATTTGCTTTATTTATTCAGAGCCTAGTACGCAATGCATCAGTGTCTGGAAACTTAGATGCACCAGAAGGAGGATTTGATGCAATTATGCAAGCCATTGTTTGTAGAGGACAAATTGGTTGGCGCGAGAAAGCTCGTAGACTTCTGGTATTTTCTACAGATGCTGGTTTTCATTATGCAGGAGATGGAAAATTAGGTGGAATTATAAAGCCAAACGATGGCGAATGTCACTTAGACTTGACTGGACTCTATACACACTCATCTTTACAAGACTATCCGAGTATCtctcaaattaatttaaaagTTAAGCAGAATGCCATTAACATTATATGGGCTGTTACCGAAGAGCAAATAAATGTATATAAAAGACTGACTAAACACGTTGAAGGATCTTTTGCTGGTAAATTGTCGGATGACTCGAGCAACGTTGTAGAATTAATTCGAGAGCAATATGATGCAATTTCAAGTTCTGTCGAAATGAAAGACACGGCCAGCAGTGCCGTaaaggtaaaatatttttcgaggtGTTTGGGTACAGGACCGCTTATCGAGACGTCGAAATGCGATGGACTAAAAGTTGGAACACAGGTTGAATTTATAGCAGAAATTGAAGTAACAAGTTGTCCAGAGAATAGATCAGAATGGAGACAGAAATTCGACATTTATCCGGTAAGCATGTGAAGATGTCTATTATATGGTCTTGTAGTTCCGCATATGATTCAAATGAAAAAATAGGATACTTTTTAAATCATTAATGCTTTTTAGGTTGGTATTAACGAAACTCTTACAGTAAATTTGGAAATGTTATGCGATTGTGAATGTGAACGTGAGGGCGCCATGTATGAGCCAAAATCGCCAGAATGCAATGGCGTAGGAACCTTAAAATGTGGTGTCTGTGAGTGTTACGACGGTTTCTTTGGCAAACGTTGTGAATGCAGTCCTCATCACGAGATGACAGGATTTGATAAACACTTCCAGTCTTGTAGACCTGATAATACATCACTAGTAGATTGTTCAGGAAGAGGAACCTGTGCTTGTGGTCAATGCGAATGTGAGGAAAGAGAAAATCCTGAAGAAGTAAATACACATTCAAATTCTACGCGATTTGAATTTTTGAAGTTAATCttctaatctaataattattcctttttttgcAGATAATATCGGGTCATTTCTGTGAATGCGATAACTTTTCATGCGATCGAGATCAGGGTTTCTTGTGCTCGGACCACGGAACTTGCGAATGCGGTCAGTGTGTTTGTAATGCTGGTTGGACTGGTCCATCCTGTAATTGCAGATCCTCTAATGATTCTTGTATTGCACCCGGCACTACAAACGGAATATTGTGTTCAGGCCATGTAAGGTTCTAAATATTGCAACTAGAGATGTacaagaacccgaaaatgtcggataCCCTACGCTCGAGACGGGTTGGGTTCCCGCACATCTCTAATTGTAACTTGTGTTTCTCAACATAAATGAAACAATTGTCACAACACCCTCTTTTTCTTACGCAGGGTGACTGTGTTTGTGGTGAATGCATTTGTTACGAGGAAGGAAATATGCGATACTCTGGCAGACACTGTAATAAATGTCCAACCTGTCCAAGTCGCTGTGAAGAATTGAAGAACTGTGTTTTGTGTCAAATGTACGGTACTGGAAACTATAGTGATAAAGAAGAATGCGCTAAAAACTGTAAAGAGTTCGTTCCCGAACCAGTTGATACAGTTATAGCGGACGAGAATGAAGACGCATGCTTTGGAATAGATGAAGATGACTGTAAATACAATTTCGTTTATTATTATAACGAAACAAATTGCTTGGTAGTACGAGCACAAAAAGAAAGGGAATGTCCGCCGCAAGTTTATATGCTAGGCATAGTACTTGGCGTGATAGCAGCAATTGTTTTAATTGGACTTGCTCTATTACTGTTGTGGAAGTTACTAACGACTATACACGACAGAAGAGAGTTTGCAAGGTTCGAAAGGGAGAGAATGATGGCTAAATGGGATACGGTAAGCACTTTGATTATTTTCGTAAATCCTAATACAATACAATGAACTGGACGTTATTTTATCATCAATTATTTTTTCGCAGGGAGAGAACCCAATTTATAAGCAAGCCACGTCGACGTTCAAGAATCCAACATACGCTGGAAAATGAGGGGGATGATCTGTATTTAATAGAGCAAGTAAAATCACTACATTACAGTAAATTCTgttttttatacaaattttaaactGATTAATATTTAAACGGCAAATGAACTTTATCATGCAGAGAAGCAAGCTTTAGCAGTAAATTaggataatttttaacattgttACTAGTAAGTATTTAATGGAAACTAATGTAGTATGATATTTCATCAAATT from Halictus rubicundus isolate RS-2024b chromosome 8, iyHalRubi1_principal, whole genome shotgun sequence encodes:
- the Mys gene encoding position-specific antigen beta subunit myospheroid isoform X2 → MLGSLGWVITLAIVASLAKANYPPPERLTGMNPCISKQTCHECIQTPHCAWCAAPKFSEKRCFLPNINTKIFATCPAEYTWNPDNVFSMTRHRNLTKGGYTVGGAGSYEYSYSNSSSYSSSSQSSKEISSSSSSSGKRQEAVQIWPQEVNLKLRINEAYRMNFDYSQAEDYPVDLYYLMDLSKSMEDDKKKLSDLGQLLVESMSKITSNFRLGFGSFVDKVVMPYVNTMPKSLREPCDGCAAPYGYKNIMTLSQDTSHFASLVRNASVSGNLDAPEGGFDAIMQAIVCRGQIGWREKARRLLVFSTDAGFHYAGDGKLGGIIKPNDGECHLDLTGLYTHSSLQDYPSISQINLKVKQNAINIIWAVTEEQINVYKRLTKHVEGSFAGKLSDDSSNVVELIREQYDAISSSVEMKDTASSAVKVKYFSRCLGTGPLIETSKCDGLKVGTQVEFIAEIEVTSCPENRSEWRQKFDIYPVGINETLTVNLEMLCDCECEREGAMYEPKSPECNGVGTLKCGVCECYDGFFGKRCECSPHHEMTGFDKHFQSCRPDNTSLVDCSGRGTCACGQCECEERENPEEIISGHFCECDNFSCDRDQGFLCSDHGTCECGQCVCNAGWTGPSCNCRSSNDSCIAPGTTNGILCSGHGDCVCGECICYEEGNMRYSGRHCNKCPTCPSRCEELKNCVLCQMYGTGNYSDKEECAKNCKEFVPEPVDTVIADENEDACFGIDEDDCKYNFVYYYNETNCLVVRAQKERECPPQVYMLGIVLGVIAAIVLIGLALLLLWKLLTTIHDRREFARFERERMMAKWDTGENPIYKQATSTFKNPTYAGK
- the Mys gene encoding position-specific antigen beta subunit myospheroid isoform X1: MFRMLGSLGWVITLAIVASLAKANYPPPERLTGMNPCISKQTCHECIQTPHCAWCAAPKFSEKRCFLPNINTKIFATCPAEYTWNPDNVFSMTRHRNLTKGGYTVGGAGSYEYSYSNSSSYSSSSQSSKEISSSSSSSGKRQEAVQIWPQEVNLKLRINEAYRMNFDYSQAEDYPVDLYYLMDLSKSMEDDKKKLSDLGQLLVESMSKITSNFRLGFGSFVDKVVMPYVNTMPKSLREPCDGCAAPYGYKNIMTLSQDTSHFASLVRNASVSGNLDAPEGGFDAIMQAIVCRGQIGWREKARRLLVFSTDAGFHYAGDGKLGGIIKPNDGECHLDLTGLYTHSSLQDYPSISQINLKVKQNAINIIWAVTEEQINVYKRLTKHVEGSFAGKLSDDSSNVVELIREQYDAISSSVEMKDTASSAVKVKYFSRCLGTGPLIETSKCDGLKVGTQVEFIAEIEVTSCPENRSEWRQKFDIYPVGINETLTVNLEMLCDCECEREGAMYEPKSPECNGVGTLKCGVCECYDGFFGKRCECSPHHEMTGFDKHFQSCRPDNTSLVDCSGRGTCACGQCECEERENPEEIISGHFCECDNFSCDRDQGFLCSDHGTCECGQCVCNAGWTGPSCNCRSSNDSCIAPGTTNGILCSGHGDCVCGECICYEEGNMRYSGRHCNKCPTCPSRCEELKNCVLCQMYGTGNYSDKEECAKNCKEFVPEPVDTVIADENEDACFGIDEDDCKYNFVYYYNETNCLVVRAQKERECPPQVYMLGIVLGVIAAIVLIGLALLLLWKLLTTIHDRREFARFERERMMAKWDTGENPIYKQATSTFKNPTYAGK